The Dioscorea cayenensis subsp. rotundata cultivar TDr96_F1 unplaced genomic scaffold, TDr96_F1_v2_PseudoChromosome.rev07_lg8_w22 25.fasta BLBR01000435.1, whole genome shotgun sequence genomic interval GTTAAAGTATTTTTCGGCATTCTTCCACGACCATCGAGATTTTCGATACGCTTTGTTTAGCTAAAGCTGAAggtatttatttagttaattaattaattaattaagtaattaattaattaccttttctttttcatcaacCGACCGAGACTAAgattataaatgtatatattagtaattaattaattaatagtatatgtatatatattatatatatgcacatatatattttatttacctttTCTTCATGCTGTACgcatatacatattaattaattaattaattaatatatgtatatattatatacatattttattttcttcctgCCTAGCTGcagccatatatatttttattatatatatatatatatatttattgattaattaagtatatctatatgtatataatatcgCTTGCTCATGGCCTCGAGAGCGAAGCAAACTAGTAGACTAAGTTACATCTTTTGGACCTCGGTCTCACTTCATGATAGGCTTCTGTCTTTCTACCTCTCTTAATCGAAGGTGATGTTCTAAAGTTTCAAGGCCAGTATGTCGATTCCTTCAGATTGAGAATTAGTCTTCCAGTGAACCTAGTTGTCTTTGTTTGCACAGTATGTCGCTTTGCCATTCATGAGGCGCGTTTGTGATATGGGCATTAAAGCTTTCCTATGCCTTCCTTCATCATGGAATTCTTAGAGTTTAACAAGATATCTCTGCGACAGCCATCCAAATTCTTGGAGGTTTCTTATAGGCTTTTCATATCTTTTGCCTTTATAAGTGGGCTTAGGGTCTCGGTAGACCTTACCATATCTTTTGAGCTTCAACCTTGTAAAGATAAGTGCTGTTGTTATGTCGCTTCATGggacttcttctttccttattgatgatctccttcctataaaaattatgaaagacAGATGGGTTCTTGTTTACCCCCAAAAGGTTCTTAGTGAGTCCTTCACCAATGGTGTTGTTGGAACAAAGGGGTATCAAGAAAACCCTACGCCCAGCTCGGAGAGAAATTTGCTCATGAGATTCATGTCAGTTTAGGCGTGCACATGCATAATATCGATTACACTTATGATCCGTCTAACTTAAAAGTAGGTGGGAGGGCGTTCTTGCATCTTCTACTTTCGCTGTCGCTCTTTCacatcttcttcctatctttgcATCTAATCTCCATCTTGTTAGGCTGATGAAGATTGACCAACTCGAACTATGAGTGATATTGACTATGACCTTCAAcatatgttttcattctttCTATGTTATCCTACTAGATATGGTATCCAAAACTGCGCATTTGCTACTCCTCCAGGCAGGTCAGATGGCGTGCTTTCGTGACAGTGAGATTGCGTCGAGACTTTTCTTAACGGATGCTTCTACGAGTTCTTACGATTAGGTGCATCTCGCTCCTCCCAAAAAGATTTGAAGTCTCTCGTCCAAAGGTGCTAACCCTTGTCAGTTACTGAAGTTGTTAGAGGCTTCCTCCGCGTTCGACCCTAATCACGATGCTCACGATGTTTGAACCTTGATGTTTCCAGGGTTCTAACCTTGACGCTTGCAAGAGGTTCCTAACGCTCAAACTAATAACGACGATGACATGCCAGGGTTTCTAACCGCACACTACTATCATCTGCGAAACCTGGCGGTTTCGTGGGTGAAAAAGAGGAAGGGAGCGTGCGCATCTACGGGTCTCTTTTAGTTATCGATCTCGCATTTTCCACCCCATGCAGAACCACCTGCATTCGCGGTATATAAAGATCATCTTGCGATCTTAGGAGTACTCTAAAGGGGAACCTTTTAGGTGTCTGAGTTTGAGTTAGTCGAGGCAGTGACGCCCACTGGGCACTGTGGCTTCTGAACCGATGTGCTGTATTTCCACATTCTATTTCCACGAGATGAGGAATGCTATTTTTTGCCGATATCTTCTGGAGAGTATCATGATGTTCTGAGACGTCTCTTTTGGTTGAGGGatttatctctttttgttttACCTTTTCCTTACGAGCTAACTTAATTTTgacatctttttctttattgaggaTAAGTGCGCTCAACGTTCTTCTTTTGGTGTTTGGGCTGATGAGATCCTTGAATCAGCTGTAGAAGATTCAAAATATTCATCGAAGAAGTTGCGATTGACTATTGAGGACCTTGAAAAACACAACAAGGAGTTGGAGGCGGAACTTGCTAGTTTGAGAGGGTATGCATCAAATGTTCCACCTTGAATGATGAGAACAAGAGACTCGGGAGATAAGGTTTTCATCTTTTATGTTCGACTATCACTTCTCTTGAGAAAGATTTAACTTTCCGAATGACAAACTGCTATCGCATTGAAGGATGAGATATCTTCTCTTTGTCGACGTTCGACGTCGACGACAATCTATCTGCGTACTCTTGTTGTCCAGAGAATATCATTGAGTCTTTAAATTGTTATCCAAAGGAAATGCGATGGTGTTACCTTGACAAGACCTGGCTTTTTATCTTGCTCGAGAGTCTCTCGAGGAAGGAACATGGCCGTGCTTATCACGAGTTAGTCTTTTCGAACTAGCTCCATTGTTGAGCCTTTACCTTGGAGGAGCTTTTGATCCCACCGAGGAGGATGTTACTATCTCTTTAAACTCCGACCACTGATGACTTAGATGATCTTATTGGCCTTGGGAGTTTGATATAGGAAGAATGGCGTCTCCTCGAAAGTCATGACGATGAGATCTATCGCTTTCTGGCGTTTGGACGAGGGCAAAATTTTTGATGAGATGCCTTCCCTTAAAACCACTGGTGGCATCCTCGCTCCataatctctctcttttgtAACGATTATTTATAGTTTCACCTTTATTTGAGGGCTTAGTGATGATGTGTGAACTTTGATGATAAATTCTCGCCGGAGACATGTTTATTTCCGCACTTCTCCATAGCGCTTGACTCGCACCGACAACGAGGCagtttaaattaaaaccattttacaaaaaaaaaattttattcattttgttttgaaCGTTTAGaggcctttttttttaataatatatatatatatatatatatatatataattaattacctAAATAAGTAACTAAAACAAATACAGAAGCGTGCATACAAAGGAAAACggtgaaaaaaatttatgggttagaatgtaaaaatattgtattaaaaactattaaaaatacaaatatcaaATGTggaagtgtaaaaaaaaaaaataaaaagaggtgAAAAGAAATTGTCTGTGGCGCATTCACCGTCTTACATAAttctgtattttttaattatttatttaggtaattaaataaatatatatatatatatatataatatttttaaaaaccacgTTTAAgtgaggaaaaaaaatctaaattgttttataaaggctttttaatattatatatttaattttatttatttatgaaaatacaCAAGTTGTACATTAATTAGGGGATCACGCATGGACCTATGAAAATGGTACAATAATGATTTCATTCATCTTTCCATCATTGTTTGATTGATAACGTGGGGTCtttgtctaaaaaaaaatttaaaaaataaacctgGTGGTGTTAATTGGACCAATAAAGTCCATTTGCTGACTGTCTTGAGGCTGACATAATCTGCCTACCTAAAATATTGTCCCGACGTAAGGGGTACTACAGTCTCGGGTTGGCTGATTGCTGAGCTGGAGCACCGATATTTATGTTTTCGATATCCATAAAGGATTctaaaacaatcaaattaatgaaaaatctggaaaaaaaattcataaaatccataaaattcTGTTTTACACTTTTACCATTCCTAAGACTAGTTTGCTTTACacaagatattaatatatatatattttgatattagcACATATTATAGTCCGAGTTAACCTCTACTAATTTGTCAAATTATATCATTCCAATCatgtttcaaaattataaaatcattatcAGTTTTATCCAACAGCTACAGAGTACTCATGAatccacaataatttttaaagtattaCTGCACTTCCCATCAATATCCTTGCACCTTCATCCTAATTATTGCTAATCActtcaattaatttttgatttttcaatgaaaGTGGATGATTTCtagttaaatattaatattcataataaatattacaatcaaataatattacTTTTTATCGAAGTTGAGGATTAGTCAAATAAAGTTAAGTGATATATATTTATCCTTTGAGATTAGTAATGCCATGATAAAATCATATACAAAAGATGAATTCGATGGTCTTGTCTTtgcattttgttatttataatttatggtttcaataaatcataattaatttaggtTAAATTATAAATACCTTAGTGGTTTAGCCATACAATTCCTCTAATAATTTGtaagtaatttaaaaactaGAATTACGAAAATATTTTCATGCCCTTGTAATACACCCCTCTAATAACTAACTGTTATCAAAAAGTCATATTCAACTATATTCATATATCAAAGTTTCTTAGATGAAACTATAGTAATTGtagttatatttgtatattttatatacattgGTAATTACTAGCATAAGgtattcttttgattctttgttttcttcaaattaattaatacaataatgatatgacaaaaatttttcacttgagtagtttttataattcttaattaaaaatatttagtttaagtaaattttaaattaatttcatattgagaatatataagtaaatggtaataaatttattacatataagTAACACATTACTTTCAGAAGAATCTAATTTTAGATGTTTTGGTAtgggaaaacaaaatatttaaaaatatttcgttatatatatatattgtgatgtTGTGTACGCCCTATTAATGGTTTccttcttaaatatttttataaataaattaatttttcttcttgggcggtacaaatttttattatataatttaaattaatttatagaataatacGGATTGATTATTGTTTcccaatgaaaaattaaatataaactgaCAATCTATTTATATTAAACTAGATTAATGATATACTTATGAAATTATTGATATCCATATTAATGATGAGTcgtaatattaatattcatagcatataatttaaataaattatattatcttcatttaatttaatggtaATCTTGAATCTAATGAGACTAAGCCCGacaaaaaattaacacaaataaagTTGTCctttataaaaatactaaaaataatgaaataataaattacgGATCGTTATTTCttacttcattattttttatcttattcttGAAATCTCGAGTAATTGGGTGCCACCctactttttataaaaatgaaatatcttCAACAATAGAAATTTTTACCAGATAGCGGCAGCATTCGCAATTTCTATTGCATTACCAAATCCCATCGGAATCTTTTTAGAGGGTGCGTTTGGTTTGCGGTAATGTTTTTCACATTACTGCACCGATTATCAACGTTGGGATATTATTAGAAAacttggtaatcccattaccaccgAAAATAGGTAAATACTTTTGGATTACCAAGATGTCACTTTCATCATTTGGCCCAAGGCCGGCCTAAGCCCGATCCAAACCCAATCTAAAGTTATTGTTTAACAGGTCAATCCAAGCCCGACCCAAACAAACTTTGGATTGGATATGAGCTACTCTAGTGAGTCGACTCATGAGGTCGACCCattggatttattattaaatattaataatgtaaaatttgaaaaatttcacAAAGAATAAACAATGATAGAATGATCAAGCAAGTATATATAGGCCCTATTTTATACATTGATAGAATCATAGAATGAtctaaaaaaagataagaacatATTTTTGATCCTAAGTTACAaagattttgaaatattttgccatattaaaaaaatgagacaatgACATAATTAGAGGAGCTAATTTTAAGAGAAAGAATATTTGAGAATAATTTGATAATCAATTCTCAAAATATACTTTATAAGTTTATATGGTATCACTATCGcatcttatattatatttttacaataaaaatataaaaaagtaaaaaataaaattgattaaaagttaaaaagaaataacaatagTCGATCCCTATTTCGATCCAAAAATTGATCCAACAAGCCAAGCCCATGAGCTGGGCCATGGGCTTCGAATTTAACATTTGGGCAGGCCCAGGCCGCCTAAACATTTCATGAGGCTCGTTGGATTTGGGTTTGGGCTGGGCcaaagagtaaattttttgggatGGGCCAAAGCATAAATTTTTTGGCCCAATGATGAGAGTGACCAAGATGGTGGTAATCTGAAACATTTTTTAAGACAAATATgctctttgtttaaaaaaatatatataattttcaaagacCGCATAATTTACccattggataaaaaaaaaaaatttcaataatgttattttgggaatatcttcAACTTCGAAAATTAAACTTTCCATTTGATcaaaaatttttagatataaaaagtatttttgggaaaaaaatatgcaaaaattaattttgatattataatttaattatttttgacctcaaatttttattttatttcaacttCGAAAATTAGCTTTCCATTTTGatcaaaatttttagatataaaaagtatttttgagaaaaatatgcaaaaactaatttttgatattataatttaattatttttgacctcaaatttttattttatttttgaatttgaacttGCTAAAAATTGTAAATACAAGGGATATTTTTTgggaaatttaaaatttttctatgtATATATGAGTTCTCAACTAAACATGGATTATCATAGATGATCACAACATTCCTAGGCATATAGCTATCCCGATCTCATTACTTATAGTAATCTCCTTATGTGGTAATATAACATTACCGCAAACCAAATGGCCCCTTAACCTAATCAATTAAAAGCATCACAATtaacaaatacaacaaataaattagaaattaacaaataatatattgaataattgatttattaatgaaatttgaatttcCAAATATAgactataaaattaaaaataagataaagtacactatttatcattatcaattttataatttgattaataaatacctttaatttattattagatgaattaccctaaatttatattttgaaaagttatttaaatattaatataaaatattaactgattaaggaaaacatgaactggaaataaataaaagacataaattTATTATGGATGAATTAACCTAAgagttgttttaaaaaaatattaatctaataAGAGAtatgatatttatcattattaattttataatttgataaataaaatagtttaatttttcCAAGTACCTATTTGtttatatggtttctttttaattcctaattcattaggaatttattattaaaataaaaaataataataagatatttaaaaaaaatgaaaatgaataaaagagagagggaaaaagagggagtttgaagttttaaaaagaaatttaaattcaaaaagaagaagaagaagtgaaaagaattggaaaaaaatttgaatttaaatttttaaaaaatctcacGTGATTGAAGATTTTTCCAGagtgttgaggatttttggggaaCAGGATgctaaaaaaggaaaaaaggaaagagaatatatatatatatatatatttatatatttaaagatatataacatatatatattttcatttgaaatttcaaaaatatatgaacaataataaaaaaggaggaaattcataaaataaaataaaaataaatatataaaaaaagattatggatagggatatgaaattttgaattcaaaaataaaaaatctctcCCGGGAGTTGGAGATTCTTCGAGTGTTGAGGATTTTTTGGGACAGGGACAAGGAGGAGAgcgagaaaaaaagaaaaaagaggaagaTACTGAGGAgagtttctaaaagaaaagtgagaagaaaaaggagaagggagaaggaagaagaaaaaggaaggcGGGGAGAGGAAGGTGTGAAGAAGTCGAGAGAGGTGTTTGACGGATAAAGAGAAAGTCCTGTAGAAAACAACGGGATTATTTCTGACAAAGAAAAAAGGTtactaatatttgtttttttaatacttcccatctaaATAATGAGGGAAAAATAATGAAGtgtcttatttttttgcatgatgAACATGATCATACATTTATATTCAACGGGCCCCacactttttaatttttctttgaatgCATGTCATGCATGTATATGCTGCCCATGATCCATTTCTCAtgcattaagaagaaaaatgcaATGGGTCCCAccttttgaataattttttgaatgCATGTCATGCATGTATATGCTGCCCATGATCTATCTCTCAtgcattaagaagaaaaatgcaATGGGTCCCACCATTTTGTGATTCTTTCATGCATTTAAAACACATGCACGTACATGCATCATGATCCAAGTTAGCATgaatctcttttcttctctcccgGGTTTTCTCTCTCTCGtgctctctctccctctctctctttttttctctctctctttatttttatcattatcttcTCCATAAAAACCCCCGGATCTAATCGGCGATGGGCGCCGCCGAGGTCAAGGGAAGTGCGCTGTCGACCTCAGGATGGGTTCCATCACAAGGAACAAGGTTCAGAACAAGAACAAAGCAGTGCCGGTTTTTTTTGGCGATTACCGAAGGAGACAACCGGCAACTGTGTACCAGCGTCCCTGTGTTCGTCAACACCTTGTACAACCTCGTCACCGACGTCTACAAGTGGGGATATGGGGCCAAAGCTTCCACTTTTTCCTTTTCCATCCCTAACCTCTCACCCGCGACGCTGTGCGCATCCATGAAAAAAACACGCCGACGATCTCATCAACGCGCATCCGGGCCTCAAAGTCCTCAACATTGAGTGCGAAGTCAGTGGTCTGATGCGTGCATTCACAGCCCACCTCCGCTCCAACATCACGAGAACCACCATCAACGAGTACCAAGTTGCTCCTGTGTGCACTCACAACCAAAAAGCCGGTCTTGACTTAATCTGCGATCTGGTGTGCAACAGCCTCTTTTCGATGCCCTCcgtcttctctctctctccctcactGTGTTTGTGCCAGAAACCATTTTTAATTGGTGATGGTTGTATGGCCTCATAGAGTCTATAAGAAGCTGTATATTCCTATAGAAGAGAACCCAGAATATAAGCTTCTCGGCTTTATTATTGATCCTCGTGAGAACACTCAAAGGAGAATGGATAAGAAAATGGACGTTAGGATCCTTATCCGAAGTAAAGGTTCTGCAAAAGATGAGAGATTGAGAAAGTACGAGAGGCCCGGTCTATGAAGAGAGACACAAGAGTTTGCATGTCTGTGTAGATGCAGAGAGGATTCTTTGGGTGCATTTGTAAAGATGGTTGAGAGTCTCCTAGTTCCTGTTGAAGATGAAGCTAATGAGTACAAGCATTCTAGGTTATTGGAGCTGGCTAAGTTGAGACAGAGAGTAATCTATGCAAAAGAGTAACTAGGCCAATTCCTTGTGTGATGTTTGTGAGGCTGGAGATGAAGGTTGGTCTCCATTCAAACAGTCCTTCGCCTCCCTATTCCAAAGAGGCCATGCTAAGTCAGTATAGTATCGAATTCTGTATTGGAAGAAAGACAGCAAGAATAAGAAAAGTGATTGATAAGGTTAATAACCATGTTATTTCTCTTCCATGCACTGGGATGATAATAGACTGATAGAATAGTATTCATCGTTTGGTACGTGATCAAGGACAAACAAACAAGCTTGAGCAGAGGATAATTGCATCCACTTTAAATGCTATTATACAAATGAATGGCTGCAAGCTCGAAAGGAAGACATTGTCTGTTTGTGTTGCAGGCTACCTGCTTTTATTCTCACTAGCAGCTTACATATAGTTCTCCTTAGagaaaacaatgatattttgttttgaaaaatagagGAAGAGTTTATTGGTGAGGGgcatttttggtaaaaaaaatgatgaaagaaatgaagagatataaaaatgaaggatgatttttatgagttagaaaagagagaagaaaaatgaaggataaaaagattaataaaaattgaaaaatgaggATGAGTGATGAGAGAGGATGGTGAAAAGTTAgtgagaaagaaaaggaaaataaaaatgaagggtGATTTGAAGAGAGAAGGGAAAAATATGGATGAAGGGTAATTTGAGAGAGAGAAGACAAGAATATGGAAAAATAGAAGGGTGAATTTGAGGAGAAgacaaaaatatggaaaaatggaagggtgagtaaaatgagagaagaaaggaaaatatgggaaaatgaaAGGATGGGTTAGAGAGAgtaaaaatgaggaaaaagtaaaggatgaatttggagtggtattttggtaatttttcttgCAGCTTTCCTTTAGAAAAATCccatgaaatttctctaattccaccttgacttTCTCGAAGCGAGACTTTTCTacattctctaattccaccttgagctttggctttcttgggagaagcagaaaattttctatatttttctctaattccaccatgcAGCCTTTTGGCTCTCTTGGGAGTAACTAGaggaaattttcatattttctctaattccacctcatgagccttggctttcttggggtaacgagaaagattttcatattttctctagaTTCCACCATGAGCCTTGGCTCTCTTGGGGAATgatgaaattttcatattttcctcGATTCCACCTCTGAggcttggctttcttgggggtAACTA includes:
- the LOC120254407 gene encoding splicing factor-like protein 1, which produces MGAAEVKGSALSTSGWVPSQGTRFRTRTKQCRFFLAITEGDNRQLCTSVPVFVNTLYNLVTDVYKWGYGAKASTFSFSIPNLSPATLVYKKLYIPIEENPEYKLLGFIIDPRENTQRRMDKKMDVRILIRSKGSAKDERLRKCREDSLGAFVKMVESLLVPVEDEANEYKHSRLLELAKLRQR